Proteins co-encoded in one Chionomys nivalis chromosome 6, mChiNiv1.1, whole genome shotgun sequence genomic window:
- the LOC130876234 gene encoding BOS complex subunit NCLN yields the protein MLEEAGEVLENVLKASCLPLGFIVFLPAVLLLVAPPLPAADAAHEFTVYRMQQYDLQGQPYGTRNAVLNTEARTVDADVLSRRCVLMRLLDFSYEHYQKALRQSAGAVVIILPRAMAAVPQDVVRQFMEIEPEMLAMETVVPVYFAVEDEALLSIYEQTQAASASQGSASAAEVLLHTATANGFQMVTSGAQSQAVSDWLITSVEGRLTGLGGEDLPTIVIVAHYDAFGVAPWLSLGADSNGSGISVLLELARLFSRLYTYKRTHAAYNLLFFASGGGKFNYQGTKRWLEDSLDHTDSSLLQDNVAFVLCLDTVGRGSHLRLHVSKPPREGTLQHAFLRELETVATHQFPDVSFSMVHKKINLADDVLAWEHERFAIRRLPAFTLSHLESHRAGPRSSIMDVRARVDSKTLTRNTRIIAEALTRVIYNLTEKGTPPDMPVFTEQMVQQEQLDSVMDWLTNQPRAAQLLDKDGTFLSTLEHFLSRYLKDVRQHHVKADKRDPEFVFYDQLKQVMNAYRVKPAIFDLLLAVCIGAYLGMAYTAVQHFHVLYKTVQRLLLKAKAQ from the exons GCAGTACGACCTGCAGGGCCAGCCGTACG GTACACGAAATGCAGTGCTCAACACGGAGGCACGCACAGTGGACGCAGACGTGCTGAGCCGCCGCTGTGTACTTATGCGGCTTCTGGACTTTTCCTATGAGCACTACCAGAAGGCCTTGCGACAATCAGCGGGCGCTGTGGTCATCATCCTCCCCCGGGCCATGGCCGCTGTGCCCCAGGATGTTGTCCGG CAATTCATGGAGATTGAACCCGAGATGCTGGCCATGGAGACCGTGGTCCCCGTGTATTTTGCCGTGGAGGATGAGGCCCTGCTGTCCATCTATGAGCAgacccaggctgcctctgcctctcagggctCTGCCTCCGCTGCTGAAG TGCTGCTGCACACGGCCACGGCCAACGGTTTCCAGATGGTGACCAGCGGAGCCCAGAGCCAGGCGGTGAGCGACTGGCTGATCACCAGCGTGGAG GGACGGCTGACAGGGCTGGGAGGCGAGGACCTCCCCACCATTGTCATCGTGGCTCACTACGACGCCTTTGGCGTGGCCCCG TGGCTGTCGCTGGGCGCTGATTCGAACGGCAGTGGCATCTCCGTGCTGCTGGAGCTGGCTCGTCTCTTCTCACGCCTCTACACGTACAAGCGCACACATGCAGC GTACAACCTCCTCTTCTTCGCATCAGGAGGAGGCAAGTTCAACTACCAGGGCACCAAGCGATGGCTGGAGGACAGCCTGGACCACACAG ACTCCAGCCTGCTGCAGGATAATGTAGCCTTCGTGCTCTGTCTGGACACCGTGGGCCGCGGCAGCCACCTGCGCCTGCACGTGTCTAAGCCACCTCGGGAGGGGACGCTACAGCACGCCTTCCTGCGTGAGCTGGAGACAGTGGCCACGCACCAGTTCCCTGACGTCAGCTTCTCCATGGTGCATAAGAAGATCAACTTGGCAGACGATGTGCTGGCCTGGGAGCATGAGCGCTTTGCCATCCGTAGGCTGCCCGCCTTCACGCTGTCACACCTGGAGAGCCACCGTGCAGGGCCGCGCAGCAGCATCATGGACGTGCG GGCTCGGGTGGACTCCAAGACACTAACCCGGAACACGCGGATCATCGCTGAGGCCCTGACACGGGTTATCTACAACCTGACGGAGAAG GGGACTCCCCCGGACATGCCAGTGTTCACGGAGCAGATG GTCCAGCAGGAGCAGCTGGACTCAGTGATGGACTGGCTTACCAACCAGCCGCGGGCCGCGCAGCTGCTGGACAAGGACGGGACGTTCCTGAGTACACTGGAGCACTTTCTGAGCCGCTACCTGAAGGACGTGCGGCAGCACCACGTGAAGGCTGACAAGCG GGACCCCGAGTTTGTCTTCTACGATCAGCTTAAGCAGGTGATGAATGCCTACAG GGTCAAACCAGCCATCTTTGACCTGCTGCTGGCTGTGTGCATCGGGGCATACCTTGGCATGGCGTACACAGCTGTCCAG CACTTCCACGTGCTCTACAAGACTGTGCAGAGACTGCTGCTCAAAGCCAAGGCCCAGTGA